One segment of Chryseobacterium viscerum DNA contains the following:
- a CDS encoding M23 family metallopeptidase yields MKKFLNSKKNVNILLGGLLLVVFAQGVFIAKLFSERDDKTYEVNLVKINTEKDSVDYLKMKTDLTLVDQTVAQLNSFLKSKDITNEKLMMLNQDSISNSIYLSKQANRYSQYLMDLQKKLMQVPLGMPTDGYISSNFGVRKNPIPFKTVFASVKTSAATETKPVAVAAAKPEVKAEPVEKIVELTDSYGNKREVKVMVTPKATPMAASSAPATTKSVAGTTTTKTVAAEKNNPPAEADQMQFHKGLDIAVAYGSDVRAAAAGTIIFSGQKGGYGNCVIVSHGNGLATLYGHLSQLISKVNDKVKVGQVIAKSGNSGRSTGPHLHYEVHKNNTPINPKLFMNL; encoded by the coding sequence ATGAAAAAATTTCTAAACAGCAAGAAGAACGTAAACATTCTCCTGGGAGGACTTTTGCTAGTAGTTTTTGCACAAGGTGTCTTCATTGCAAAGCTCTTTTCTGAAAGGGACGACAAAACCTACGAAGTTAACCTTGTAAAAATAAACACTGAAAAAGACAGTGTAGATTATCTAAAAATGAAAACTGATCTTACTCTCGTAGATCAGACAGTTGCTCAGCTCAACTCCTTCCTGAAGTCCAAAGACATTACCAACGAAAAGCTGATGATGCTCAATCAGGACAGTATTTCAAATTCTATTTATCTTTCCAAACAGGCCAACCGATACAGTCAGTATCTGATGGATCTTCAGAAAAAACTGATGCAGGTTCCTTTGGGTATGCCTACAGACGGATATATTTCCTCTAATTTCGGAGTGAGAAAAAACCCGATTCCGTTCAAAACTGTTTTCGCATCGGTAAAAACAAGTGCAGCCACAGAAACAAAACCTGTAGCGGTTGCAGCCGCAAAACCTGAGGTAAAAGCTGAACCTGTTGAAAAAATTGTAGAGCTTACAGACAGTTATGGAAATAAAAGAGAAGTAAAAGTGATGGTTACCCCAAAAGCTACACCCATGGCTGCCTCCTCTGCTCCTGCGACTACAAAATCAGTTGCCGGAACTACAACAACCAAAACTGTTGCTGCTGAAAAAAACAATCCCCCTGCCGAAGCTGATCAGATGCAGTTTCACAAAGGGCTGGATATTGCCGTTGCCTATGGTTCTGATGTAAGAGCTGCGGCTGCCGGAACAATTATTTTTTCCGGACAGAAAGGTGGCTATGGAAACTGCGTAATTGTTTCTCACGGAAACGGACTGGCTACGCTGTATGGACACTTATCTCAACTTATATCTAAAGTGAATGATAAAGTAAAAGTAGGCCAGGTAATTGCTAAATCCGGAAATTCAGGACGCTCTACAGGTCCTCATCTTCATTATGAAGTACACAAAAACAATACTCCGATTAATCCGAAATTGTTTATGAATCTATAA
- a CDS encoding MBL fold metallo-hydrolase, which yields MMLKKIFSSVLLLGFASILWAGNLKIKVYNPGTKAIFSVTSTIIYGDKDAILVDAQFQKQYVEQLIKEVKATGKNLTTVYISQSDPDFYFGLGAIKKAFPNAKIISTAQTAYLVSASKDNKLEVWGPKLKSDAPSEMVVPEAVNAIPDLEGNKIEIRQNPEDPAHSFLWIPSIKTIVGGISVFTDSHLWLADTKNEKAIDLWIDQINEMKSLQPKQVVPSHFAKLSLSPSSLDFVKNYLENYKKAVTENKSSDAAIKYMVSKYPNLPGEDELEMGVKVFLGEMEWTLKYPYPAIGHKVEVDFGAIKFLLDFKDNKTMTFVGTEGDVKGATDTVEYTAVEVAKNVFMVYWHEPHLGFNVVNIQDYNKNIIYSNIAGPDGTFTHPKGTLKILK from the coding sequence ATGATGCTTAAAAAAATTTTCTCATCAGTTCTGTTATTGGGTTTTGCCAGTATTTTATGGGCTGGGAACCTAAAGATCAAGGTATATAATCCGGGTACAAAAGCCATTTTCTCTGTTACATCAACCATCATCTATGGTGATAAGGATGCGATACTTGTTGATGCACAATTCCAAAAACAGTATGTGGAGCAGTTGATTAAAGAAGTAAAGGCAACTGGAAAGAATTTAACAACTGTTTACATTTCTCAGAGTGATCCGGATTTTTATTTTGGTCTTGGCGCAATCAAAAAAGCCTTTCCAAATGCAAAAATTATTTCAACGGCTCAGACAGCTTATCTGGTCTCAGCATCAAAAGATAATAAACTGGAAGTATGGGGTCCAAAGCTGAAATCAGATGCCCCTTCGGAGATGGTTGTACCAGAAGCTGTGAATGCAATACCTGATCTGGAAGGAAATAAAATAGAAATCAGACAGAATCCTGAAGATCCAGCTCATAGTTTCCTTTGGATTCCTTCCATCAAAACAATTGTAGGCGGAATTTCTGTTTTCACAGATTCTCACCTTTGGCTTGCGGATACAAAAAATGAAAAAGCAATTGATTTGTGGATTGACCAGATTAATGAAATGAAATCTCTGCAGCCTAAGCAGGTAGTTCCATCTCACTTTGCAAAACTATCCCTTTCTCCAAGTTCTCTCGATTTTGTTAAAAACTATCTGGAAAACTATAAAAAAGCAGTAACTGAAAATAAATCTTCAGATGCAGCCATAAAATATATGGTAAGTAAATATCCAAACCTTCCCGGGGAAGACGAATTAGAAATGGGAGTAAAAGTATTTCTGGGAGAAATGGAATGGACATTAAAATATCCTTACCCTGCAATTGGTCATAAGGTTGAAGTGGACTTTGGAGCAATAAAATTCCTTCTTGATTTTAAGGATAACAAAACAATGACTTTTGTAGGCACGGAAGGAGATGTAAAAGGAGCAACGGATACTGTAGAATACACAGCCGTAGAGGTAGCAAAAAATGTATTTATGGTCTATTGGCACGAACCGCATCTTGGCTTCAATGTAGTCAATATTCAGGATTATAATAAAAATATTATCTATTCAAATATTGCAGGCCCTGACGGTACGTTTACCCATCCGAAAGGAACTCTTAAAATTTTGAAATAA
- a CDS encoding NAD(P)-dependent oxidoreductase: MKKVAVIGATGFVGAHVVAELADRGYAVEALVRDASKVKSQENVTAKSIDVNNVDELAEVLKGSDAVISTFNAGWTNPNLYNDFLTGSESIQKAVEQSGVKRLIVVGGAGSLYTPDNVQIVDTPDFPEAYKPGAAAARDYLNKIKENKTLDWTYFSPAIEMNQANVGERTGKYRTSLETPVFDENGRSILSVEDVAVVLVDELEQNKHIRERFTAAY, translated from the coding sequence ATGAAAAAAGTAGCAGTAATTGGTGCAACAGGATTTGTAGGAGCACACGTAGTAGCGGAATTAGCAGACAGAGGATATGCTGTAGAAGCATTGGTAAGAGATGCCTCTAAAGTAAAATCACAGGAGAATGTAACGGCAAAAAGTATTGATGTAAACAATGTAGATGAATTGGCTGAAGTATTAAAAGGAAGCGATGCTGTAATCAGTACCTTCAACGCAGGATGGACGAATCCCAATCTTTACAATGATTTTTTGACTGGCTCTGAGAGTATTCAAAAAGCAGTAGAACAGTCTGGGGTAAAAAGACTTATTGTAGTAGGGGGAGCAGGAAGCCTTTACACTCCGGATAATGTACAAATCGTAGATACTCCGGATTTCCCTGAAGCTTACAAACCAGGTGCTGCAGCAGCAAGAGATTATCTGAACAAAATCAAAGAAAACAAAACTCTGGATTGGACATACTTCAGTCCTGCAATAGAAATGAACCAGGCAAATGTGGGAGAAAGAACAGGAAAATACAGAACTTCATTAGAAACTCCGGTATTTGATGAAAACGGAAGAAGTATTCTTTCTGTAGAAGATGTTGCCGTTGTTTTGGTGGATGAATTGGAGCAGAATAAACACATTAGAGAACGTTTTACTGCTGCTTATTAA
- a CDS encoding Rrf2 family transcriptional regulator, with protein MNNTRFATAIHIMTLLAKSPQEWLTSEWIAGSINVNPVIIRKEISVLREVGLINSRQGKEGGSQLGKNAELITISEIYKAVKNTEVLGKKNQNPNPACSVGKEINIHLNTLFEETDHLVVKFLGDKSLQEFADQFE; from the coding sequence ATGAACAATACAAGATTTGCTACGGCAATACATATCATGACATTATTGGCGAAGAGCCCTCAGGAGTGGCTTACTTCCGAGTGGATAGCCGGTAGTATCAATGTGAATCCGGTGATTATCCGAAAGGAGATCAGCGTATTGAGAGAAGTAGGTCTGATTAATAGCAGACAAGGGAAAGAAGGAGGAAGTCAGCTTGGAAAAAATGCTGAATTGATTACCATTTCGGAAATCTATAAAGCAGTAAAAAATACAGAAGTATTAGGTAAAAAAAATCAGAATCCCAATCCGGCATGCAGTGTTGGTAAGGAAATTAACATTCATTTAAATACATTATTTGAAGAAACAGATCATTTGGTAGTAAAGTTTTTAGGAGACAAGTCATTACAGGAATTCGCTGACCAGTTCGAATAA
- a CDS encoding FKBP-type peptidyl-prolyl cis-trans isomerase, with the protein MGVADMLFKRKKELAEKNLKDGKEYMEEYGKRESVVQLPSGLQYEIITEGDGQKPGPKSTVKCHYHGTTISGKVFDSSVKRGTPASFPLNRVISGWTEALQLMPVGSKWRLIIPPHLAYGDQEISKEIGPNSTLVFEVELLDIK; encoded by the coding sequence ATGGGAGTAGCAGATATGTTATTTAAACGTAAAAAAGAATTGGCAGAAAAGAACCTGAAAGATGGTAAAGAATATATGGAAGAGTATGGTAAGAGAGAAAGCGTTGTGCAGTTACCAAGCGGATTACAGTATGAGATCATTACAGAAGGAGATGGCCAGAAACCAGGACCTAAGTCTACGGTAAAATGCCACTATCACGGAACCACTATTTCCGGTAAAGTATTCGATAGCTCAGTAAAGAGAGGTACGCCTGCATCTTTTCCTTTAAACAGAGTGATTTCAGGGTGGACAGAAGCACTTCAGCTAATGCCGGTTGGAAGTAAATGGAGATTGATTATTCCACCGCATTTAGCCTATGGAGATCAGGAAATCAGCAAAGAAATCGGACCAAACAGTACACTTGTCTTTGAAGTAGAATTGCTGGACATTAAATAG
- a CDS encoding catalase has product MPNPLKYNKKFDELNEEEKKLLEINKKTIADFVEQSSSISDINYATRNAHAKTYAVAKGTFWIEPDIPESLKPFFDKEKFDLTIRFSNAQLKIQNSKKDIPAYGFAVQIRDENGGLLANYPLVNFPLFPIHSVSTFLKLFTAVNKFYIKKWSSLFPMLFQIAKIIPSLLTSDMVRNMIRLIGKRNDFILSFDYYSVGAYRLGDQVIKIKLCPQSVDKNIGRKQKIKDSLKNYLQMHDFAADVLIQICYDLKDQPINRLNVEWKDSPFIKIGEVRINKDSLLDSRNCTNELLSFNPFESKIFFQPVGKIQKLRDEAYKVSVQTRRKINKLLHGKNG; this is encoded by the coding sequence ATGCCAAATCCATTAAAATATAATAAGAAGTTTGATGAACTGAATGAAGAGGAAAAAAAACTTCTGGAAATCAATAAAAAAACAATTGCTGATTTTGTTGAGCAGTCCTCTTCCATCAGTGACATCAATTATGCAACCCGGAATGCCCATGCTAAAACATATGCTGTAGCAAAGGGAACGTTCTGGATTGAACCTGACATCCCGGAGTCTCTGAAACCTTTCTTTGACAAAGAAAAATTTGATCTGACCATCCGGTTTTCCAATGCTCAGCTGAAAATTCAAAATTCAAAAAAAGATATTCCTGCTTATGGGTTTGCCGTACAGATAAGAGATGAGAACGGCGGATTGCTTGCCAATTATCCATTGGTGAATTTCCCTTTGTTTCCTATCCATTCTGTTTCTACTTTTCTGAAGTTGTTTACTGCTGTCAATAAGTTTTACATCAAAAAATGGAGCAGTTTGTTTCCAATGCTTTTTCAGATAGCTAAAATAATTCCTTCATTATTAACAAGTGATATGGTTCGCAATATGATCAGACTTATTGGGAAAAGAAATGATTTTATCCTGTCATTTGATTATTATTCTGTAGGAGCTTACCGTCTGGGAGATCAGGTTATTAAAATAAAGCTATGTCCTCAATCTGTGGATAAAAATATTGGGAGAAAGCAAAAGATCAAGGATTCATTAAAAAATTACCTTCAGATGCATGATTTTGCAGCAGATGTTCTGATACAGATTTGCTATGATCTAAAAGATCAACCGATCAACCGACTTAATGTTGAATGGAAAGATTCTCCATTTATTAAAATTGGTGAGGTAAGAATCAACAAAGATTCCTTATTAGATTCACGCAATTGTACGAACGAGCTTCTTTCATTCAATCCTTTTGAAAGTAAAATCTTCTTCCAGCCCGTAGGAAAAATACAAAAACTGCGTGATGAAGCTTATAAAGTTTCTGTACAGACCAGGAGAAAGATTAATAAGCTACTGCATGGGAAAAACGGGTAG
- a CDS encoding nuclear transport factor 2 family protein translates to MERKHPLPPFTLETALEKIQMAEDAWNTQNPEKVSKAYTIDSEWRNRDTFVNGREEIVAFLQKKWEKELNYKLKKEYWAHTDNRIAVRFEYEYQTKDGSWFRAYGNENWEFDENGLMAKRYASINDLAIKEEDRKFR, encoded by the coding sequence ATGGAACGAAAACATCCGCTTCCGCCTTTCACCCTTGAAACGGCACTGGAGAAAATTCAAATGGCAGAAGACGCCTGGAACACTCAGAATCCTGAAAAAGTTTCCAAAGCATATACCATCGACAGCGAATGGAGAAACAGAGATACATTTGTGAATGGAAGAGAAGAAATTGTAGCTTTTCTTCAGAAAAAATGGGAAAAGGAGCTTAATTATAAGCTTAAAAAAGAGTATTGGGCACACACTGATAATCGCATTGCTGTTCGCTTTGAATATGAATATCAGACAAAAGATGGCAGCTGGTTCCGGGCATATGGAAACGAAAACTGGGAGTTTGATGAAAACGGGCTGATGGCGAAAAGATATGCAAGCATTAATGATTTGGCCATTAAAGAAGAAGATCGAAAGTTCAGATAA
- a CDS encoding TetR/AcrR family transcriptional regulator, protein MKSPKERIIETTFQLFANQGYNSTGINQIISEAEVAKASFYQHFKSKEDLCVEFLKVRHEYWFNELNNFLAKEKKSDSKIIKAFDFLVYMNDKENFRGCSFLNILSEIPMDNIKILTVIQSHKSDLRNFFLELLNDNTLSDHVYMLFESSIIESQLFRSNELIEKSKNIATNLIQ, encoded by the coding sequence ATGAAGTCTCCAAAAGAAAGAATCATAGAAACTACATTTCAATTGTTTGCCAATCAGGGCTATAATTCTACTGGAATCAACCAGATTATTTCTGAAGCAGAAGTAGCCAAAGCCAGCTTCTATCAGCATTTTAAATCCAAAGAAGATTTGTGTGTAGAATTTCTGAAGGTGAGACATGAATATTGGTTCAATGAACTCAATAACTTCTTAGCAAAAGAAAAAAAATCAGATTCTAAAATTATCAAGGCTTTCGATTTTCTGGTTTATATGAACGATAAGGAAAACTTCAGGGGATGCAGCTTCCTGAATATTTTATCAGAAATCCCAATGGATAATATTAAAATCCTGACTGTTATTCAGTCTCATAAATCAGATCTCAGAAACTTTTTTTTAGAATTACTGAATGATAATACTCTTTCCGATCATGTCTATATGCTTTTTGAAAGCAGTATTATAGAAAGTCAGCTTTTCAGATCTAATGAATTAATTGAAAAATCAAAAAATATAGCAACCAATTTAATACAATAA
- a CDS encoding TerC/Alx family metal homeostasis membrane protein produces the protein MEHQSILELHPGLVWGFAVTVVIMLLLDLGVFNKKSHEVSSKEATIWSIVWISLSMVFSGVVYWVFNTDGSPESHALAIEKFTQYQAAYWIEKALSVDNLFVFILVFGFFKVPKYLHHKVLFWGIIGALIFRAIFIFAGVGLINLTYLPEMNIFGEAVKINIVMALFGLFLVYAGIKSWGDGDDDDDEDYSNTAGARLIKSFWKVSDNYDGDKFFTIQNGIKMATPLLVVVGVIEFTDVLFAVDSIPAIFAISNDPFILYTSNIFAILGLRSLYFLLANFIHMFSKLPYGLAIILSFIGVKMLIAPWIHISSPVSLGIVGGVLVISVLLSIIFPEKEEKKEELEEK, from the coding sequence GTGGAACATCAAAGTATTTTAGAACTGCACCCAGGTCTGGTGTGGGGATTTGCAGTAACGGTCGTTATCATGCTGCTCCTGGACTTAGGGGTATTTAATAAAAAAAGTCATGAAGTCTCTTCCAAAGAAGCTACCATATGGTCTATCGTGTGGATTTCGCTTTCAATGGTTTTTTCAGGAGTGGTGTATTGGGTATTCAATACAGATGGCAGTCCTGAAAGCCATGCTTTGGCAATAGAGAAATTTACACAATATCAGGCAGCCTATTGGATTGAAAAGGCACTGTCGGTGGATAACTTATTTGTATTTATCCTGGTTTTCGGGTTTTTTAAAGTTCCGAAATACCTTCATCACAAGGTTCTTTTCTGGGGAATCATTGGAGCACTGATCTTCAGAGCTATTTTCATCTTTGCAGGAGTAGGATTGATCAATCTGACGTATCTTCCTGAAATGAATATCTTCGGAGAAGCAGTGAAAATCAACATTGTGATGGCGCTGTTTGGATTATTTCTTGTGTATGCGGGAATCAAATCCTGGGGTGATGGTGACGATGATGACGATGAAGATTACAGCAATACAGCAGGAGCAAGACTGATCAAGAGTTTCTGGAAAGTTTCCGACAACTATGATGGAGATAAATTCTTCACCATTCAGAACGGAATTAAAATGGCAACTCCCCTTTTAGTGGTAGTAGGAGTTATAGAGTTTACAGACGTTCTTTTCGCGGTAGATTCTATTCCGGCTATTTTTGCGATTTCTAATGATCCATTTATCCTTTATACATCAAATATTTTTGCGATTTTAGGATTAAGATCACTGTATTTCCTATTGGCGAACTTTATCCATATGTTCAGTAAACTTCCTTACGGATTGGCTATTATCCTATCCTTTATTGGGGTTAAAATGCTTATCGCACCATGGATTCATATTTCATCTCCAGTTTCATTAGGAATTGTAGGTGGAGTATTGGTAATCTCTGTTCTTTTATCCATTATCTTCCCTGAAAAAGAAGAGAAGAAAGAAGAACTGGAAGAAAAATAA
- a CDS encoding TerD family protein, whose product MAINLQKGQRINLKKENGAELSQACVGINWGAIEKKGFFGTKKEAVDLDGSCILYDSNKNVTEVIYFGNLKSRNGSVRHSGDDLTGDVDGDDGLDNEVITVDFSQLEPNVEHVAMVLNSYRGQDFGTIPFASIRIYEGSPTNVREVFAKYDIANDASFSGHVAMVMGVFYKRNGEWKFNAIGDPTADKKLEQTVQTVQMNYL is encoded by the coding sequence ATGGCTATTAACTTACAAAAAGGTCAGAGAATCAACCTTAAAAAAGAAAATGGAGCTGAGCTTTCCCAAGCTTGTGTTGGAATCAACTGGGGAGCAATTGAGAAAAAAGGATTTTTTGGAACTAAAAAAGAAGCAGTAGACTTAGATGGAAGCTGTATTTTATATGATTCAAACAAAAATGTTACAGAAGTAATCTATTTTGGAAACCTTAAATCCAGAAACGGATCTGTAAGACACAGTGGAGATGACCTTACCGGTGACGTAGATGGAGATGACGGATTGGATAACGAGGTGATCACTGTAGATTTCAGCCAGCTGGAACCAAATGTAGAGCATGTGGCAATGGTACTGAACAGCTACAGAGGCCAGGATTTCGGAACAATTCCTTTTGCTTCTATCCGTATTTATGAAGGATCCCCTACCAACGTAAGAGAAGTTTTTGCAAAATATGATATTGCCAATGATGCTTCTTTCAGCGGACATGTTGCCATGGTAATGGGTGTTTTCTATAAGAGAAACGGAGAGTGGAAATTCAATGCGATCGGAGATCCTACTGCAGACAAAAAGCTGGAGCAGACGGTTCAGACAGTTCAGATGAATTACCTATAA
- a CDS encoding toxic anion resistance protein: MDNQENQPIDPLGSIEPLKTFEPTPMVPPTPAQPVQNAAPAVLVDREGNVNLTQLQSEERQKYEVLANSIDEANPGSIVNFGAELQKTLTNQSDSFLGNVRRSNSGEVGGLINDLLVELNYVDVDELNGNKVKSFLSKLPFMKKVITQVENLFAKYDKIINNIEQISYKVNAGIITSTKDNAVLQTIFESNVNSIKQIEDLVIAGNIRMERAAVELAQMETAPQNFQDYQIADKRDFIARLDRRMADLKVVRVIMMQSLPQIRLVQNNNVSIAEKAQTILTTTLPVWKNQLSLAVAMYRQQQNIEIQQKVSSTTEEILRKNAERLGQNSINVARANEQTIVSVETLKETTSMLINTLNEVKQIQKQGADNRRKLDQDLQTLEHELKANVRG, encoded by the coding sequence ATGGACAATCAGGAAAATCAACCCATAGATCCGCTAGGGTCAATAGAACCTCTTAAAACCTTTGAACCTACTCCAATGGTTCCTCCAACTCCGGCTCAGCCTGTTCAGAATGCAGCGCCGGCAGTTCTTGTGGATAGAGAAGGAAATGTGAATCTGACTCAGTTGCAGTCGGAAGAACGCCAGAAATATGAAGTTCTTGCGAACTCTATTGATGAAGCCAATCCAGGTTCCATCGTTAATTTCGGGGCAGAACTTCAGAAAACATTAACCAATCAGAGTGACAGCTTCTTAGGAAACGTAAGAAGATCAAACTCAGGAGAAGTAGGAGGTCTTATCAATGATCTTTTGGTAGAGCTTAACTATGTAGATGTAGATGAGCTTAACGGAAATAAAGTAAAAAGCTTTCTAAGTAAATTACCATTCATGAAGAAGGTAATTACTCAGGTGGAAAACTTATTTGCAAAATATGACAAGATCATCAATAATATTGAGCAGATTTCTTACAAAGTAAATGCAGGTATTATTACTTCTACAAAGGATAATGCGGTACTTCAGACTATTTTTGAAAGCAATGTGAATTCTATTAAACAAATTGAAGACCTTGTAATTGCAGGAAATATCAGAATGGAAAGAGCTGCAGTAGAGCTAGCTCAAATGGAAACTGCTCCTCAGAATTTTCAGGATTACCAGATTGCGGATAAGAGAGATTTCATTGCAAGGTTAGACCGAAGAATGGCAGATCTTAAAGTAGTACGTGTGATCATGATGCAGTCGCTTCCACAGATCAGACTGGTACAGAATAACAACGTTTCTATTGCTGAAAAAGCACAGACGATTCTTACTACTACACTTCCTGTCTGGAAAAACCAGCTTTCATTGGCTGTAGCGATGTACAGACAACAGCAGAATATTGAAATCCAGCAGAAAGTATCTTCTACTACAGAAGAAATTTTAAGAAAGAATGCAGAGCGTCTAGGACAGAACTCAATTAATGTTGCCAGAGCAAACGAGCAGACTATTGTATCTGTAGAAACATTGAAAGAAACAACATCAATGCTTATCAATACATTGAATGAAGTGAAACAAATCCAGAAACAGGGAGCAGATAACAGAAGAAAACTGGATCAGGATCTTCAGACATTGGAGCATGAACTTAAAGCTAATGTCAGAGGTTAA
- a CDS encoding TerD family protein, with protein MAINLQKGQRENINAPKFTVGLGWDINNTSTGTGFDLDASLFLLGDDKKLVSDNHFIFYNNLESPDKSVIHTGDNLTGEGAGDDEQIKIDLTKIDDAIKEITVVVTIHEADSRKQNFGQVRNSFIRIFNTDTNEEILKYELDEDFSIETAVEFGRIYNRNGEWKFEAVGAGQRDGLEKFVSIYQK; from the coding sequence ATGGCTATTAACTTACAAAAAGGACAAAGAGAAAATATTAACGCACCTAAATTTACTGTAGGTTTAGGATGGGATATCAATAATACTTCTACAGGAACAGGTTTTGACCTTGATGCATCTTTGTTTTTGCTTGGGGACGACAAAAAATTAGTTTCAGATAATCACTTTATTTTCTATAACAACCTTGAGTCTCCGGACAAATCTGTAATTCATACAGGTGATAACCTTACAGGAGAAGGAGCAGGAGATGATGAGCAGATCAAGATTGATCTTACAAAGATTGATGATGCTATCAAAGAAATTACTGTAGTAGTAACTATTCACGAAGCAGATTCGAGAAAACAAAACTTTGGGCAGGTAAGAAATTCTTTCATCAGAATTTTCAATACAGATACGAATGAAGAGATCTTAAAATATGAATTGGATGAAGATTTCTCAATCGAAACGGCTGTAGAATTCGGAAGAATCTATAACAGAAACGGAGAATGGAAATTTGAAGCTGTAGGAGCAGGGCAGAGAGACGGCCTTGAGAAATTTGTATCAATTTATCAGAAGTAA
- a CDS encoding phosphoribosyltransferase family protein: protein MNTRYSLHHIHSADEFTFSPAEYSYFKYGDRSYAEKFARELFDGFISENEELLNTNKEIVVLPSPYMAIPTASNFLCFYFKKHLDFYLFQKGKKSSVLSKINRNHTYITDYGNLNFEDRKNLIANDTYYIDKDFLRGKLCIFIDDIKITGSHEYTVNRILDEYSVEADFMFLYYAELMNFDLDPKIENFFNYYAVKNVKHVAEVMNKESFQFNTRIVKYILGLDSSNFDYLTSKVKKEQMDLLLELAISNNYHLIKEYENNINTLTQTELYYGY from the coding sequence ATGAATACAAGATACAGCTTACACCACATTCATTCCGCAGATGAGTTTACATTCTCACCTGCAGAATACAGCTATTTCAAGTATGGCGATAGATCGTATGCTGAAAAATTTGCAAGAGAATTATTCGATGGATTTATTTCCGAAAATGAAGAACTTTTAAATACGAATAAAGAAATTGTTGTGCTGCCAAGCCCGTATATGGCGATTCCTACAGCATCTAATTTTTTATGTTTTTATTTTAAGAAACATTTGGATTTTTATCTGTTTCAAAAAGGAAAGAAATCCAGTGTTTTATCTAAAATCAATCGTAATCATACTTACATCACAGATTACGGGAATCTTAATTTTGAAGACCGTAAAAATCTGATCGCGAATGACACATATTATATCGATAAAGATTTTTTGAGAGGAAAACTTTGTATTTTTATAGACGATATAAAGATCACGGGAAGTCATGAATATACAGTCAACAGAATTCTGGATGAATATAGTGTGGAGGCTGACTTTATGTTCCTGTATTACGCAGAGCTGATGAATTTTGACCTTGATCCGAAAATCGAAAACTTTTTCAATTACTATGCAGTAAAAAATGTAAAACACGTGGCAGAAGTGATGAATAAAGAAAGTTTTCAGTTCAATACAAGGATTGTAAAATATATTTTAGGTCTGGATTCAAGTAATTTTGATTATCTTACGTCTAAAGTAAAAAAAGAACAGATGGATCTGCTTTTAGAGCTGGCCATCAGCAATAATTATCATTTAATAAAAGAATACGAAAATAACATCAATACTTTAACACAAACGGAATTATATTATGGCTATTAA
- a CDS encoding HAD family hydrolase: protein MKTDIDIHNHCHFSFDLWLTLIKSHPEFKAKRVELFSSFFNVDKPIDEVAKTVKYYDDLCNTINEVTGGNIDTFEIYLMILGSLGVDVKQLNKEKLNEFYNKSEELFLEYRPVVIFENIHGFFDDIKNQGKTINILSNTGFIKGKTMRKFLIHENLDQYIDFHIYSDEINCSKPNPLIFQEVKNKIKDQDLPLNRILHIGDNPVADYQGAKDFGFSAYLLKH from the coding sequence TTGAAAACAGATATCGACATTCATAACCACTGTCATTTTTCCTTTGATTTGTGGCTCACTTTAATCAAATCTCATCCTGAATTTAAAGCAAAAAGAGTTGAGCTGTTCTCCTCATTTTTCAATGTAGATAAACCTATAGATGAAGTTGCAAAAACTGTGAAATATTATGATGATCTTTGTAATACCATCAACGAAGTAACAGGGGGAAATATTGATACTTTTGAGATTTATCTGATGATTCTTGGTTCCCTGGGGGTGGATGTAAAGCAATTGAATAAAGAAAAACTCAATGAGTTTTATAACAAAAGTGAAGAATTGTTTCTGGAATACAGACCAGTTGTGATTTTTGAAAATATTCATGGATTTTTTGATGATATCAAAAATCAAGGAAAGACTATTAATATTCTGAGCAACACAGGATTTATCAAAGGGAAAACAATGAGAAAATTCCTGATTCATGAAAACCTGGATCAGTACATAGATTTTCATATCTATTCTGATGAAATCAACTGTTCCAAACCAAACCCGCTTATTTTTCAGGAAGTGAAGAATAAGATCAAAGATCAGGACTTGCCTCTAAATCGGATTCTGCACATCGGAGATAATCCTGTAGCGGATTATCAAGGAGCAAAAGACTTCGGTTTCAGTGCCTATTTACTTAAACACTAA